TACATCACTCCCCATTCAGTACTGAGCATGCTCTCAACGTACCTTTAACTGTTCTAGTATGCTATGCCTGTGATCTTTATGTCTAACAAGGGCCACTGTCTTTAAAACGAGTCAGAAAGACAATCAATTCACATTTAACCTACAATCAGTCCCGGGGTCCCAAGACAACAAAAATAGCGACAGCCAAACACAGAGAGTCAAAGACTACTCCAAGACACTGACCCCTAGACTATTAGAGTGACTCGTAAACTACCAACCACCACCCCGATTCAAACCTCAAGTTCCACATGTTTAAGCAAAGGCCTGATACCAGGGACGCTTAGGGCAAAAGCCAGCTAAGGAAGAACCCAATTCGGAGGTTCTGACCCTCCCCCGTAGAACGAGGAACTGGATAACCCGCCAACCCCACATATATTCAGCTCTCACACCTTGTTCCCGGTACCTCCAAGACCTCCTCCCCAAGGCCTCCTGAATCCCATCTTAGCCTAAGACCACCAGTAGTGTCACAGCGCGTCACAAACACACAGATATGTTGTCAAAGATACAAGCTACAGACGGATAGAGGGAGACAGGGACTGGAGGGCTCTGGTTTCGGGGATGGAGGAGGATACTCGAGACGACGAGGAGAAACTTACTCTGCACCCTCCATGGTTCCAGCCGGGAAAGAGGAAGTTGGCGCATGCGCGCTGTCCACTTAAAGACGGCGAGGATGAAGCCCCACGATTCATAGGTGTCTCGAGATAAGCCAGAAAAGAACTCGGAACTAAGAACTCGACTCGCAGACGCAGAGCCAAGAATGCCTGACTCAGCCTCTTTAAGATCAAGTTTCGGGTAAAATATGTATGGGGAAAATGAATACATTGGCTAGACTCTAATCGATACGATGAGAGCAAAGAGTGCCGATTCCTTGACTATTCGGGGTCCTAATCTTTAGGCTGCGTCGACAGGATATGGCTCGAATTCTACCCAGTAATATATGCAAACGACACGCCGGCGGGGCGCGAACTACAAATCCCGGCATGCATCACGTTCACGGCCCGCCCGCCGAAAGGGCAACGCCGGTCCGTGTCTGAAGGGAAGCGCGGCGGTGGTGGTGCCAGCAGGGTAAATGGGGAGCCTCTTGGCCTTCGACCCAAAGGGCCAGCTACGATTCTAGGCTGCTCTCGGCTTTTGGCCGCCTTCCCGGCCCTTCGCTAACACCAGCAGCCGACCGGCACGCCCGTTGCCGCGCTGCCGAGGTCCTTGTCTTCGTTCCTTCAGACTGCAGGGCTGTCTTCCGCAGCGCCTGATCGCCGGCGGAGCCGTCCAGAACTCCTGGGTTAACGAAAGTGACTTAGGCGGGTGAAAAGCGAGGACCAGACGGCCGGAGGAGGACAGCCCGGGCACTGCCGACTGTCCGGCCTGGCGGGCGGAGGTCGGGACGCCCcaaggcggggtgggggtgggggcgtgaACCGCGATGGGAGGTGCAAGGAGGGCTGGAGGCTGCGGCCACGGCCGTGTGAGAGGGGCTGCCCCGCCGCTGCTCGGCGgacggcgggcgggcggggggctgggccgggggcggggtgcgcccggggggcggggagggctgaGCTGGGGGAGGGCCGATGCCGCCGCCGGCTCTTCCCGGTCGCGGGTTATATATCGCGGAGCGTGGAGCCCGCTCAGCGGCGGCTGGCGGCTCAGTTACTCGCCAGTGGCGCTGCGCTGCGGAACCCGGTGCCCGAGTGACAGCCGCGGGGGGGGCGCAGGGCCAGGGTCCACGAGACCGCGAAGGCAGCCGCAAGCCGTGGGGGAGCGCTCGCCGGCGCCGATCGAGTCCCCTCTTCCCGGCGCTCCCGCTGCCCCGCACCCGACTCTCCCATCCTCTCGCAACTTGGGTCAAGTTGACAACTCCCGCGGCGGCCGGCCGCCCCGTGCCGTCTCCGCCACGCGCCCCTCGCCCGGAGTGAGAGGGAGCCGCGGCGGCGCCTTGGCCATGAGAGCCGCGCGCGCTGCCTAACTCGCGGCTGTCACCGCCGCTGCAGCGGGACcggccggcggggcgggcgctCCGGGACCGGCGGGCGGCAGCCGGCAGGAGGCGCCGAGCCGGGCACAGCCTGGGGCCACCGCGCCGAGCCCGGGCGGGAGTGGCCCCGCGCGAGCCGGGAGCGGCGCCGCGCACTCCAGCCCGGCGGGCACCTCGAGGGCGGGCGCGGGGCGCAGCCTTCGGGTCCCAGCAGCTCTGACCAGCGCCCCCGGGGCAGCTCGGGGAGGGGGGCGGACGCAGGCGCTAGGCTTGTGCGGGGGCTCCCCCGGGACGTCGCGATGAACATCGTGGTGGAGTTCTTCGTGGTCACTTTCAAAGTGCTCTGGGCGTTCGTGCTGGCCGCAGCGCGCTGGTTGGTGCGGCCCAAGGAGAAGAGCGTGGCCGGCCAGGTGTGCCTTATTACGGGCGCCGGCAGCGGCCTGGGCCGCCTCTTCGCGCTGGAGTTCGCCCGGCGCCGGGCGctgctggtgctctgggacatcAACACCCAGAGCAACGAGGAGACGGCGGGCATGGTGCGCCACATCTACCGCGACCTGGAGGCGGCCGACGCCGCGGCGCTGCAAGGTAACTCGGACCGGCGCCCGCGGCATTGTTGGGTCAAGCCTCTTCCCAGCCCCGCGCCCTCCCCCCTAGGGCGCCGGAACCCCACGGTCACAGCCGGTCCTGCTCCCGAGGAAGAGCACCCTACCCCCCGCAGCCCAGGCTTCCGCGAGTGGAATTTGCCTCCTGATCAGGGGCATGGGCCCTTCTGTATCAGAAGGGAGAAAGTGTGCCAAAGCCCGGTCTTAACGGAGGTCCAGTCCCTTTGGGGAAGACTGTGGGCTAAGAGTCTAAGCAGGGCGAGGGAACTTGGGACCCCCGGTTTGAATCCTAAAGAGATGTCTCAGTCTCGTTTGGGAAGGAGAAACTAGTGTCTTTGGGAAGTTGTTCTCAGACTCGCTCATTGATGCATACGTGTAAGTTACTGCGGTCTGAGGGGCTGAGAAGAGGGCAGCATTGATGATTTCACTATAAGTTTAGCCACGGGAAAATAATTAACATTGTTGCACCGGAGATGTTAAGTCAGTGCTTGAGTTACATATTCAGCCCGACTGAAAGACACCCGGCCTCTTAAGGCAAAACGCTTGAAGGATTTAAGCCTTATTGTAAAATTAATTCCATGTTTTTGATAACCTTAGGAAATCTgcatttctgggtatttattaACTAACCTGAGtctgagacttaaaaaaaaaagccaaagtggAAAACATAACCGACCATAAGTATCGGTTGGATTTGATAATGGCTCTTGCTTTTTGACAATTTTTTCATTTCCAGAGAAAACACCCAATTATATTGGGAGGATTAACTTGGACACCACCCCTCCCCGATATCGATTGTCACCAAAATTATTGGCACCTGTCTTTTATGTCAGAAAACCGAAGGTCAAAACTGGTACATCTCCATTGGTATGAGGGTAGCAAACAGATTTCTGTGCTCCCTGCCCAAACCTAAAAGAGAAAGGTGGTTGTTTTCCAGAGAAGAGATCAGGTTTTTAGATTGAGTTCTTTTACAGGAAAATCACACATTTACCTGTCAACTCGGTTTATGTAAGTCTGCTTCTTGGGGGTTTTAGTTACTCCAGATAGGACCAACCAGTGTGATCCCCACTTTGTCATAACAAATTCGGTTCATTTCTGGACTTTGGCTGAATTCAGATTAttaattacagttttgatttgtgAGCCTCGGGGCTCGCAGACAGACTAAATAGAGTAAGAGCTGCTTCTGACCACTGTTCCCCCCaaagagaagtgtgtgtgtgtgtgtgtgtgtgtgtgtttgggaggaGGAGCTGTTACTCTCTGGGCTGAGATCCGTTCATTCCAGGTGTCTTTAGCCTCCAGAAAGCCAATCCCATGAGGTCTGACTTGTATTGGGCTGGTCACAATTACATGATTTTCCCCTAAGCAAAGTTATCCAGTAAATTGCTGTAATTCCCAGACTAGAGGGAGGAAGGCAGCTGTAAGTGCAGTCATTGGCAAGCCTTATGGTGTTAGAAACTTGAAGCTCACtgtagtatttttgttttgtgtgatCTTTGTCCTACTGATGGCCACGTGACTCACGTTTTGCACCCCCTCCCATCCCTTCTCTGTTCTATTTCTTTCCCTTCATCTGGACTTCTGAGGACAGCGGGGAACGGTGAGGAAGAAATTCTGCCCCACTGTAACCTGCAGGTTTTTACCTACACCTGTGATGTGGGAAAGAGGGAGAACGTCTACCTGACAGCGGAAAGGGTCCGGAAGGAAGTTGGCGAGGTCTCCGTCCTGGTCAATAATGCCGGCGTGGTGTCTGGGCATCACCTCCTGGAATGTCCCGATGAGCTCATTGAGAGAACCATGATGGTCAATTGCCACGCACACTTCTGGGTAAATATAAACatccttgtttttattattgGGCCCTACTCAGCAAGAAGGTTGGGAAAGAGCGAGACTTCAGTACCAGCCTGAAAGCCACCTGTACTCTTTCACCCACAAAGCTTCCTTCCAACTCTCTCTTCCCCCCCTGGTGAATTACAGCATATGCCGGTTACTATTAAATGATTGttttcctccccccgccccccactcccaATTCAGAACTTCTGGAGAGGGTAGAGGACTGAACATTTTGAACTAGTTTGAAAGATTGCCATAAAAATAACAAGAGGGAGTATAAAACCCTgggtttgtttattttactttctgttgAGTTTGTAAAACATCAGTTGTTCTTATGAATTCCTAAAGTCAGAGTTTAGGCTTCCaaattactgctgagccacattTCAGAAAGCGCCAAAGATTCTGAGATCAGCATCTGTGGTCCAGTGGGAGTGGTCAGGCCACCCTGGCAGCCACTTACCATCCATTGACTATCCCCAGGGTCTGTGGCATATTGGGGCATATCTCAGAACTTTCTCAGCTTAGAAGATAAATCTCTAAGAAGTCACTCTGAAAGGACCACAGAGTTCCTCTGTAGGGGGCAGAGGGGTTGAGAGTTGAGACCTGGCAAAACAGAGACTTGAACCATTTCAGCCTCCAGTCATCACAGAACTATTACCTCATCTAAATAGATGAGAGAGCGGGCCTTCTGCTCTGGGGGCAAAGCTAATCCCGGTTTGCCAGCTGACCTTTTCTAACGGTAGGCGTGACGCTCTCCCCTTTAACTGTACACTCTTGACCCACTTTATGCTCTTCTAACCCCGCTTTACTTTTGTAGGCAGGTGGGAGCCAATAAAGCAGGGATAAGGAAAtaggatttttgtttatttgttgtcTCATAGGCGGATTAGTCTCCTAACAGAGCACAACAAAGAACTGTTTCTCCTAAATAGGTCACATTAAACCTCATTAATTTTTTAGCAACTGCTTAAAAACTTAATCTGGCTTTAGAAGTACTCGTTCAAACGTTGCTCCTTGAACAGTAAACCACTTCTCTGACCCCCGCAGAAGCTCATTTTAATGTTGTCTATTCAAGCGTGAGCTTTAAATCATTTCCAAAGCTCTAAAACTGAACATATAAATGACAGACGCTAACTCATACCTATGTTTTAAGCGCGTAAAGTTACCAAATACAGTTGGGAGGGCTtcaagtgtgtttgtgtgtgcgtgcgtgcacgcgTAGATGGGTATGTGTGGTGCGCAGTGGGAGTGGGAAACTGAATAAAAATCCTGTTGCCGTGGGGGCCGCAGAAACAGGGGGCAGGTGATCAGGTGGGTAAAAGCCAGTGCAAGAGAATAAACTTGGCAACACAGTTCATCAGGAATCTTGTGTGTTTATAATTTGGAGTAAATCAAAGAGCCACCACTTGAAGTAAAAGATGTACATAAATTGCAGGTAGACTGTAGTTTTCATATTTAAAGCCTGGTGAGGATGAGGCTGCCTTAGCAACTGCATCTGATTTCAGTCCATTTGTCATTCTTAAACAGAGCTCTAACCATCAGTTGACTAGTTATGAACCATGCacggcaggattttttttttttcccagtcacCTCTGACTGAGATGATGCTGGTTTCCAAACTGTGAACCTTTACCTTCACAAAGTACTCTAAAGTTTAACCACCTTGCCCAATTGCCCTGCTTGATTATTTTGTTAAATTGTACAATGTCACACATAACCAGATTTTTAGAAAAACCCTGTACAATCTGAAGTTAGGTACTTGTAAGAGGAAAGCTTCTTTTTGTCAGACATCGTATAAAAAGAGAGCCAAGTCAAGTGTCATAGGCATAAAACATCCATAGCCTCAGCTTTAAAAATGCACATCAGTTGATAGACTTTCTAACCTAGGGAGGAAATTAAAGTTTGAACAGAAAAATTTTTGTGGCACCAAATCTCTCTACCAATGAGGAACGTACCACCTTCCCAGAGTGCTTCTTTTGCTTGGCAGTGTTGTTTAACTGCACAATTTAGGGAGTTCTTGGACGTTTTGACAGGAATGACGTCACTTCATATTAAACTATGGGAGGCTCCTGAATTCTCCAGCTGTTTTTCCCTTAAGCATCTAAACctcagaatttattttcaaaattgagtcagaaaattcatttttaagagtTGGAGTTTCTGACTTCTTGCCAAGACTCACAAACCATTTAGGAAGAAATCTAGCAAGCCAACATTTAAAAGACGACTTACTATAATTTTATAGTGATTTCTTTGGGAGAGAGCATCGAGTAGTCTAAGAACCACCTGAATTCAGCTTCCCTTCCAGTAGTCCCCTTGGGTGAACATGTTCATGGTAACTATTCCAACATGCACTGCCATGTGCTGCTTTCCTTCCAGGAAAAGGTAACTAGCGCAGTGTCTTTTTACTGCATCGGGGTGGGGAAAAGTAGTTGCCCCATACATTTTAAAGAGTGGATCATCTGAGCCAAGACTCGTTCAGTGATTGGAACAGGTCACCTTGAGCCAGACTTTTTAAGTAGCAGTTGATGTCTGTGTTCATAACATAATCAGCAGTGTGTTGATCCTGACCCAGCTCTACAGTCATAGGCAGTGAACTGGAAACCACGTAGACGTTCACTGTGGGTGCTCGATTTCAAACCACCCCTTGTACCACTCCCCCAGCCTAGAAGGCCCTCTGCTCCACTCCATATGTCTTTTCAGAGCTGGCTCAGGTGCTTCCTATGACCTGCATCCTCACTCTGGCCTTTATCTCATGTTTTGATGTGTTGGAGCCACAAGGATCCTTAGAGACCATCTTGTCCAACCCTTTGTTTTCTGATGAAGCTGCAGTTGAATAACTGACCTCTTCTTTCTGTTGCTCTCTCACGGTGTTTGTTGTCATCCTGGTCCTTTGTGCCTGCCATGTGCTCTCTGGGGTGCTTCCTGATCCATTGTGTCCCCAGAGCCCCAAGTAGATGGCAAGCTGTCTGAAGGCAACTTGTTACGGACCtctgtttgttttcctctgcCAGGGACAGAACTCTACTCCTAGTCACTTAGTAAATGTTTGATAGTAGAGGCTAGGCTTCTGCTTAAATATTTAGAAGATCACCTACTCAGAGAATGCTCCCATGAGCCTGGCTTCTGAAGTTTCAAAAGGTAAGCATTATGTTGGACTAATTCAAGCTGTGGAAGATTGACAGGATCTCCAAGTGAGGGATCTTATGTTTGTTACCTTGTGTCTCTCCTTTTGTTTTCATCCACAACTTTTCCATTCTCCGTGCCCACCTGTAAGCTTGCTTTTTGCTATAGTATATTGACTCTGCTCATTGGTGCAAGGCTGGTGGTTGATAGATAAGTTTAAATGAGCTCAGTTTGAATATATGGCAGTCATTCCTGTTTCTAGCTGAGCCTTAAGGAAAGGATTCTGGCCATGgttcatttctcttttgatttttttttttaaacttttatattggagtatagccgattaacaaggTTGTGATCGTTTCACGTGGactgcaaagggactcagccatacatgtacatgtatccattctcccccaaacccccctcccatccaggctgccacattacattaagcagagttccgtgtgctatacagtaggtccatgttggctttgcattttaaatacagcagtgtgtacatgtccgtcCCATACTCCTTAACTATCCTGAAAgccccatccttccctccttccctggcaaccataagttcattctttaagtctgtgaTGCAATTCCTTTCTTGCTTCTCGTCCTCGGACCTATTTCCATACCCATTAGAAGTGTTTGCAGTATTTAGCATTATTTTGCACAGCCCTCCAGTCtgctctgggctttcctggtggcttagacagtgaaAGATctaccttcagtgcaggagacccagatttgacctctgggtcaggaagatcccctggagaagggaacagcaacccactccagtattcttgcctgaaaaatcccatggacagaggagcctggtgggctacagtccatgggctcacaaagctATGGTACTCAGGGTTCTGCTAGCCCAGCAGCTCTCCTCGGAGCCTTGTCTTGGTCACCAGTCAAGAAGTGATAGATTTTGAGGGTAGGTTTTAATCAGCATAACCTGTTGTGCAACGTTCGGTTAGGACATGAACGTGGGAATGTGCCATACAGTTCTCTTGACTTTTGGCATAAATCAGAGAAGCCATCTATTCAGACTCACTCTGTATCTGGGTAAGAGGCAAAAACTTGAAAATACTTCTCTAGTATCCTTTGAAATATAGAGAACTGGCCTCCACATAGGAGCTACAAATCCGTGTTTCCCCAAAAAACATTAATACTTTGCTTCACTTGTGATTTTTAAAgggaatctttaaaagaaaaaaaaaatcataacttgTCATTTCTAAAAGACAGAATTTATCTGTAGGTCCTTTTTGACCAAAGAGCTGCATTTGGCTTTTATACTTGAGCAGCAAATTGATCCCCGATTAACCAAAAGGGGGAAGCAA
This sequence is a window from Ovis canadensis isolate MfBH-ARS-UI-01 breed Bighorn chromosome 9, ARS-UI_OviCan_v2, whole genome shotgun sequence. Protein-coding genes within it:
- the RDH10 gene encoding retinol dehydrogenase 10 translates to MNIVVEFFVVTFKVLWAFVLAAARWLVRPKEKSVAGQVCLITGAGSGLGRLFALEFARRRALLVLWDINTQSNEETAGMVRHIYRDLEAADAAALQAGNGEEEILPHCNLQVFTYTCDVGKRENVYLTAERVRKEVGEVSVLVNNAGVVSGHHLLECPDELIERTMMVNCHAHFWTTKAFLPTMLEINHGHIVTVASSLGLFSTAGVEDYCASKFGVVGFHESLSHELKAAEKDGIKTTLVCPYLVDTGMFRGCRIRKEIEPFLPPLKPDYCVKQAMKAILTDQPMICTPRLMYIVTFMKSILPFEAVVCMYRFLGADKCMYPFIAQRKQATNNNEAKNGI